One genomic window of Planctomycetota bacterium includes the following:
- a CDS encoding FAD-dependent oxidoreductase, which produces MSGVARRPRVAIVGGGLAGLAAAAALVEQSWHVEVFEARRQFGGRAASFRDATTGEAVDYCQHVSLGCCTELADFCRRTGTDRAFDRYDTLYFLTPDGGRYTLGATRWLPAPLHLLPALLRLKYLSLRERWGVLRAMGQLLRLPRERWQMSIADWLRKMGQTPHAIETFWAVVLNSALGDSLDRCAVQYARQVFVEGFMTTRRGYEVLVPREPLSELFGRRAVEALATKGVVFHAETPIARVVVEAGRATGIETADGRRLPFDAVVVAVPWRRFRELFDQAAAPALEPAVRGAGQLTGAPITGVHLWFDRPITELPHAVLVGTLSQWLFQRSGAATANETPNAGEHYYQIVISASYALDTISKEELITRVLGELRQVFPAAREAQLVRSRVVTDPHAVFSPVPNVDELRPAQATPIANLALAGDWTASGWPATMEGAVRSGYLAAAALVAQSS; this is translated from the coding sequence ATGAGCGGCGTGGCGCGCAGGCCGCGCGTGGCGATCGTCGGCGGCGGGCTGGCCGGTCTGGCGGCGGCAGCGGCCCTGGTTGAACAGTCATGGCACGTCGAGGTGTTTGAAGCCCGGCGGCAGTTCGGCGGCCGGGCCGCCAGCTTTCGCGACGCGACGACGGGCGAGGCGGTCGACTATTGTCAGCACGTCAGCCTGGGTTGCTGTACCGAGTTGGCCGACTTCTGCCGCCGCACGGGGACCGATCGCGCGTTCGATCGTTATGACACGCTCTACTTTCTTACGCCCGACGGCGGGCGGTACACGCTCGGCGCCACGCGCTGGCTGCCCGCGCCGCTGCACCTGTTGCCGGCGCTGCTGCGATTGAAATACTTGAGCCTGCGTGAGCGATGGGGCGTTCTCCGCGCGATGGGCCAGTTGTTGCGATTGCCGCGCGAGCGTTGGCAAATGTCAATCGCCGACTGGCTTCGCAAGATGGGGCAGACGCCCCACGCGATCGAGACGTTTTGGGCCGTGGTGCTCAACAGCGCGCTGGGCGATTCGCTCGATCGCTGCGCCGTGCAGTACGCCCGGCAGGTCTTCGTCGAAGGCTTCATGACCACTCGCCGCGGCTACGAGGTGCTGGTGCCGCGCGAGCCGTTGAGCGAACTGTTCGGTCGGCGCGCGGTCGAGGCCCTGGCGACCAAAGGAGTCGTGTTTCACGCCGAAACGCCGATTGCCCGAGTGGTCGTCGAGGCCGGTCGGGCGACGGGGATCGAAACGGCCGACGGCCGGCGGCTTCCATTCGACGCGGTTGTGGTGGCAGTCCCCTGGCGGCGCTTTCGCGAGCTGTTCGACCAGGCCGCGGCGCCGGCCTTGGAACCGGCGGTGCGCGGGGCAGGGCAACTCACCGGCGCGCCGATCACGGGGGTCCACCTCTGGTTCGATCGGCCGATTACCGAGTTGCCTCATGCGGTGTTGGTCGGCACGTTGAGCCAGTGGCTGTTTCAACGAAGCGGCGCGGCGACCGCGAACGAAACACCGAACGCCGGCGAGCATTACTATCAGATCGTGATCAGCGCCTCGTACGCGCTCGACACAATCAGCAAGGAAGAACTGATCACCCGCGTGTTGGGGGAGCTGCGACAAGTCTTTCCCGCGGCTCGCGAAGCGCAACTGGTGCGCAGCCGCGTCGTCACCGATCCGCACGCGGTCTTTTCACCGGTGCCGAACGTCGACGAGCTACGCCCGGCTCAAGCCACACCGATCGCGAACCTGGCCCTGGCCGGCGATTGGACCGCCTCGGGCTGGCCCGCCACCATGGAAGGGGCCGTCCGCAGCGGCTACCTGGCGGCCGCGGCCCTCGTGGCACAATCAAGTTAG
- the hpnC gene encoding squalene synthase HpnC: MTALDFAHELDAFGPRSARRAASLAEAQGYCRRLAQSHYENFSVASWLLPRALRQHFYNVYAYCRWADDLADEVGSTDESLALLDWWEEQLAACYRGEAWHPVFVALAETIAEFAIPVEPFATLLVAFRQDQRQPRYDTFDELLGYCRNSANPVGHLVLYLGRAFNAENASLADQICTGLQLANFWQDVARDYDRGRVYLPRETIDRFGCALALAEHRATPEFRQALRFEVDRASEYLTAGLPLVARVPRWLQADVWLFAQGGFAILAQVRRLDYDVWTNRPRVSRAAQLRLLLSWLAHRVWPGSVGPGRNSSGAEPRR, from the coding sequence ATGACGGCACTTGACTTTGCTCACGAACTCGATGCCTTTGGCCCGCGGTCGGCGCGCCGCGCGGCCAGTTTGGCCGAGGCCCAGGGCTATTGCCGTCGACTGGCCCAGTCGCACTACGAAAACTTCTCGGTGGCCAGTTGGTTGCTCCCCCGCGCGCTGCGCCAGCATTTCTATAACGTCTACGCCTACTGCCGCTGGGCTGACGATTTAGCCGACGAGGTCGGCTCGACCGACGAGAGCCTGGCCCTGTTGGACTGGTGGGAGGAGCAACTCGCCGCCTGCTATCGGGGCGAAGCCTGGCATCCGGTCTTTGTCGCGTTGGCCGAGACGATCGCCGAGTTTGCGATTCCCGTCGAACCGTTCGCGACCTTGCTCGTCGCCTTCCGCCAAGACCAGCGGCAACCGCGCTACGACACCTTCGACGAACTGCTCGGCTATTGTCGCAACTCGGCCAACCCGGTGGGGCATCTGGTCTTGTACCTGGGGCGCGCGTTCAACGCCGAGAACGCCTCGCTGGCCGACCAGATTTGCACCGGGCTGCAGTTGGCCAACTTCTGGCAGGACGTGGCCCGCGACTACGATCGCGGGCGCGTCTATCTGCCGCGTGAGACGATCGATCGGTTCGGCTGTGCGTTGGCCCTTGCCGAGCATCGAGCCACGCCCGAGTTTCGTCAGGCCTTGCGGTTCGAGGTCGACCGAGCCAGCGAGTATCTCACGGCCGGCTTGCCCTTGGTGGCGCGTGTGCCGCGGTGGCTGCAAGCCGACGTCTGGCTGTTCGCGCAGGGGGGCTTTGCCATCCTGGCCCAGGTGCGCCGACTCGACTACGATGTTTGGACCAACCGGCCGCGGGTTTCGCGCGCGGCGCAACTACGACTGTTGCTAAGCTGGCTGGCGCATCGCGTTTGGCCCGGTTCTGTGGGGCCAGGTCGCAATTCATCGGGGGCGGAGCCACGGCGGTGA
- a CDS encoding phytoene/squalene synthase family protein: MNDPLEASFRACQQLTRRTATNFYYSFLTLPRAKRRAMHALYAFMRVTDDIGDSDIENTDFASARETTVEARRNALTQWRHVVDAALAGHATDDPYLPALVDTVQHFAIPLSSLTAVIDGVAMDLDERRYETFDELAGYCEHVASAVGLACIHIWGFDRSTAALEAARSCGIAFQLTNILRDLPEDAAAGRLYLPAEDLRRFDYTFDDLCRGVCDPRFDRLMEFEIARAEQFYCASRPLAGHLSTDGRRAFCAMLEIYHGLLAEIRRRDGDVFSRRVSLSSWRKWTIAARWLLPLPGAMRQLLGAESSGS; this comes from the coding sequence GTGAACGATCCACTCGAAGCCAGCTTCCGCGCCTGTCAGCAGCTCACGCGCCGCACGGCCACGAACTTCTATTACTCGTTCCTGACGTTGCCGCGCGCCAAGCGCCGGGCCATGCACGCCCTCTACGCCTTCATGCGCGTGACCGATGACATCGGCGACAGCGACATCGAGAACACCGACTTCGCCAGCGCGAGGGAAACGACAGTCGAGGCCCGCCGCAACGCCCTGACCCAGTGGCGGCACGTGGTCGACGCGGCCTTGGCGGGGCATGCGACCGACGATCCTTACTTGCCCGCGCTCGTCGACACGGTGCAGCACTTTGCCATTCCGCTGTCGAGTCTGACCGCGGTGATCGACGGCGTGGCGATGGACCTCGACGAGCGGCGATACGAAACCTTCGACGAGTTGGCCGGCTATTGCGAGCATGTGGCCTCGGCCGTCGGGCTAGCCTGCATTCATATTTGGGGCTTCGATCGCAGCACCGCGGCCCTCGAAGCAGCCCGCAGTTGCGGCATCGCCTTTCAACTGACGAACATCCTGCGCGATTTGCCCGAGGACGCCGCCGCGGGCCGGCTGTACCTGCCGGCCGAGGATTTGCGACGCTTTGACTATACGTTCGACGATCTTTGCCGTGGCGTCTGCGACCCGCGTTTCGACAGGCTGATGGAGTTCGAGATCGCCCGGGCCGAACAGTTTTACTGCGCGAGCCGGCCGCTCGCGGGGCACCTCAGCACGGACGGTCGCCGGGCGTTTTGTGCCATGCTCGAAATCTATCACGGCCTGCTCGCCGAGATTCGCCGTCGCGACGGGGACGTTTTCAGTCGGCGCGTCAGCCTTAGCTCGTGGCGCAAGTGGACGATCGCCGCCCGTTGGCTGTTGCCGCTGCCGGGGGCGATGCGGCAATTGCTCGGTGCCGAAAGCTCGGGCTCATGA
- the ispH gene encoding 4-hydroxy-3-methylbut-2-enyl diphosphate reductase encodes MKILLASPRGFCAGVNMAIQTLELAVQQYGTPIYVYHEIVHNQYVVDHFRQKGVVFVDSPDEAPPDSVLLFSAHGVSPEIRRVSADRNLRTIDATCPLVTKVHLEAIRYAQQGYTIILIGHEGHDEVLGTMGEAPHAMVLVETPEDVDKLQLADTSKLAYLTQTTLSVDDANRIIRRLRERFPHIANPPKDDICYATQNRQEAVQILSAEAQVVLVLGSKNSSNSQRLAELSREKGIAAYLIDGATDIDLAWFRGDETVLVTAGASAPELVVEDVIEYLRKRFNATVEARMVREEEVHFALPKEVRPIAQNGAALASSLVTLKV; translated from the coding sequence ATGAAAATTCTATTGGCCAGTCCCCGGGGCTTTTGCGCCGGCGTGAACATGGCGATTCAAACGCTGGAGCTCGCGGTCCAGCAATACGGGACACCGATCTACGTCTATCACGAGATCGTGCATAACCAATACGTGGTCGACCACTTCCGCCAAAAGGGCGTGGTGTTTGTCGACTCGCCCGACGAAGCGCCGCCCGATTCGGTGCTGCTGTTCTCGGCGCATGGCGTCTCGCCCGAGATTCGCCGTGTGTCGGCCGACCGGAACTTGCGTACCATTGACGCCACGTGTCCGCTGGTCACCAAGGTACACCTGGAAGCGATTCGTTACGCCCAGCAAGGTTACACGATCATTCTGATCGGCCACGAAGGGCACGATGAAGTGCTGGGCACGATGGGAGAAGCGCCCCACGCGATGGTTCTGGTCGAGACACCCGAGGACGTCGACAAGCTGCAACTGGCCGACACGTCGAAGCTGGCGTACCTGACCCAGACGACCCTGTCGGTCGACGACGCCAACCGGATCATCCGCCGATTGCGCGAGCGGTTCCCGCACATCGCCAATCCGCCCAAGGACGACATCTGTTACGCGACCCAGAACCGACAAGAAGCGGTGCAGATCCTTTCAGCCGAAGCACAAGTGGTGCTGGTGCTGGGGAGCAAGAACAGCTCGAACAGCCAGCGGCTCGCCGAACTGTCACGCGAGAAGGGCATCGCCGCCTACCTGATCGACGGGGCGACTGATATCGACCTGGCCTGGTTTCGCGGTGACGAGACGGTGCTGGTCACCGCCGGCGCGAGCGCGCCCGAACTGGTCGTCGAGGACGTGATCGAGTATCTCCGCAAGCGTTTCAACGCCACGGTCGAAGCCCGAATGGTGCGCGAAGAAGAAGTCCACTTCGCGCTGCCGAAGGAAGTGCGGCCGATCGCCCAGAACGGCGCGGCGCTGGCCTCGAGTTTGGTAACGCTGAAGGTATAG